One genomic region from Nymphalis io chromosome 18, ilAglIoxx1.1, whole genome shotgun sequence encodes:
- the LOC126775349 gene encoding cytochrome P450 4C1-like encodes MELFEELKLSVTISLPILLYWIYWRWQHRRMLELAALVPGPPALPVLGNALMFMAHPEEQLIKIAELLNKYGQYVKFWLGSDLNICVKNPADIKYLLTSNKVNQKGPLYEFMTTFIGRGILTGGPTWRLYRKIATPSYNKKSVKVFGDVFNREAECLSNVLCNKDPAIIFDVYYDVVNCTTQCICQTLMGLSKEETENIKNLNEVVTKTQSMYSLIFSKMTRWWLQIPFIYWVTGNKATEKYFLKIVDEMTSDILQKRRNALQRETEIDDTLGVVDRFILNGLPDEEIKLETFSLFTTSQEASAKIASAVLLFLAHLPEWQEKVHKEVIEVVGPHDEHITEEQLKKLTNLDMVYKEVLRYMSIGAMIQRTVEEEITINDGKITLPTGTSLVIPIHELHRDAQYWEEPYKIKPERFLPENIKNRDPNAFIPFSLGPMDCLGRIYATTLIKTLIVKIVRRVQLEADGRLEDLELHIAISVKFADGYNLRARKRRASNSCTLQHG; translated from the exons ATGGAACTATTTGAAGAATTGAAGCTCAGCGTGACTATATCATTACCAATATTATTGTACTGGATTTACTGGAGGTGGCAACACCGTCGGATGCTAGAACTAGCGGCGCTGGTGCCTGGACCGCCAGCGTTACCTGTTTTAGGTAACGCTTTAATGTTCATGGCACATCCAGAAG aaCAACTGATTAAAATAGCGGAATTATTAAACAAGTACGGGCAGTATGTAAAGTTTTGGCTGGGCTCGGATTTgaatatttgtgtaaaaaatcCGGCTGATATTAAG TATCTACTGACAAGTAACAAAGTGAACCAGAAAGGGCCGCTTTACGAGTTTATGACGACTTTTATTGGACGTGGAATTCTGACAGGAG GACCGACATGGCGCTTGTACAGAAAAATAGCGACGCCGTCGTACAACAAGAAATCAGTTAAAGTATTCGGGGATGTTTTTAATCGAGAAGCAGAATGTTTATCAAATGTTCTATGTAACAAGGACCCTGCGATTATATTTGATGTTTACTATGACGTCGTCAATTGTACCACTCAATGTATATGCC AAACGCTAATGGGTCTTTCTAAGGAAGAAacagaaaacattaaaaatcttAATGAAGTCGTTACTAAGACGcaaag CATGTattcgttaatattttcaaaaatgacTCGATGGTGGCTACAAATACCATTCATTTACTGGGTGACGGGGAATAAGGCGacagaaaaatactttttgaagATAGTTGATGAGATGACGTCAGATATATTACAAAAGAGACGAAACGCATTACAACGTGAGACGGAGATAGACGATACTCTGGGAGTTGTTgatagatttatattaaatggatTGCCTGATGAAGAAATAAAGCTGGAAACGTTTAGCTTATTTACAACA AGTCAAGAAGCGTCAGCGAAAATAGCTTCTGCTGTCCTATTGTTTTTAGCTCATTTACCAGAATGGcag gAGAAAGTTCACAAAGAGGTCATAGAAGTAGTCGGTCCCCATGACGAGCACATCACAGAAGAACAGTTGAAGAAACTCACCAATTTAGACATGGTCTACAAAGAAGTGCTACGGTATATGTCCATTGGGGCCATGATACAGCGGACTGTTGAAGAGGAGATCACCATTAATGATG gtaaaatTACTCTACCGACCGGCACCTCTCTTGTAATTCCAATCCATGAATTACACCGCGACGCTCAGTATTGGGAGGAGCCTTACAAAATCAAACCGGAAAGATTCCTGCCTGAGAACATTAAGAACCGGGACCCTAATGCCTTCATTCCTTTCAGCTTAGGACCTATGGATTGTTTag GGCGAATATATGCAACAACATTAATCAAAACTCTAATTGTCAAGATCGTACGGAGAGTGCAGCTAGAAGCAGACGGCCGATTAGAAGATTTAGAACTTCATATAGCTATATCTGTGAAATTTGCCGATGGGTACAACTTAAGGGCTAGAAAACGAAGAGCGAGTAACAGTTGCACATTACAACATGGATAA